In Novipirellula artificiosorum, the genomic window AGAAGAGATTGAAGAGCCGGTCATTCGCAGTCTCGAAATCGATGAAGAAACGGTGTCACTTCGCGGTGACGAAAGCCACGACATCCCCAAGCCTAAGATCAACACGCCGCGAAAAGTCAACCTGCGAGATGAACTCGACAGCGCCGTGCGAGACTCAAGCGACACCAGCCTGTTGGACTATCGATTGCCCGGCCTGAGCCTGCTCGAAAGCAGCGACGGGTTTGATTATGGGGAACTCGAAGCGGAGGCGGAAACGAAGGCGGCATTGCTGCAAAAAACCATTTGCAGTTTCGGATGCAAGGTGCGAGTCTCCAACATCACGCTCGGCCCCGTCATTGCCCAATACGAAATCGAACTCGAAGCTGGGCTTCGGCTAAACAAGATTAGCGCGCTTGCGGACGATCTTGCCATTGCGCTGCGCGTTCCAAGTGTTCGCATCGTTGCTCCGATTCCGGGCAAAAACACGGTGGGAATTGAAGTTCCCAATGAAGTCAGGCAAGTGGTCCGACTCCGCGACGTGATCGAGGAATCGGACATGAGCAAATCGAAAGCCAAGATCCCCGTTTTTCTTGGAAAGGACGTTTCCGGAAATCCGATGGTCGTCGGACTCGAAAAAATGCCTCACTTGTTGATCGCCGGTCGAACCGGAACGGGAAAATCGGTTTGTCTCAATGCGATCATCACTTCAATCCTGATGATGTGCCGTCCCGACGAAGTACGGATGCTGATGATCGACCCCAAGATGGTCGAATTGAGCGGCTATGGTCGACTGCCGCACTTGATGCATCCCGTCATCACCGACATGAGAAAAGCCGAGGCGATCTTGGCGTGGGCGGTCGACAAGATGGAAGAACGCTACTCGCTTTTGGCGAAAGCGGGTGTACGACACATCAACAGCTACAATGATCTAGGCCGCGAGGAGGTGTTGCGCCGCCTAGAAATCGATGAAGCGGATGAAGCTCAAGGCGTTCCCGATAAGCTGCCCTTCATCGTGATCGTTGCGGATGAAATGGCGGACTTAATGATGACCGCAGGCAAGGAAGTCGAAACGCACATCATCCGATTGGCTCAAAAGAGTCGAGCGGTCGGAATCCACTTGATCTTGGCGACACAAAAACCGACCGTGGATGTGATCACGGGCTTGATCAAGAGCAATTTGCCGGCACGCCTGAGCTTCCAAGTCGCCAGCAAGACCGATAGCCGAGTCGTGCTCGATGAAAACGGAGCAGACAAACTGCTCGGCAATGGCGACATGCTGTTCTTGTGGCCCGGAACCAGCACACTGATCCGCGGCCAAGGCACCTATTTGTCGGACGACGAGATCGATGCGGTCGTGGATCATTGCAGTATGGGCGAACAGAATTTCGTCAATGAGTTGATGAGCTTGAAGGTGGACGAAGAAGGGGGTGCCGACGGCTCGAAAATGGGCGAGATCAAGAACCGTGATGAGCTTTACGAGAGCGCCATCGAGGTCGTCATTCGCGAAGGCCGAGGCTCGCTGTCGATGCTACAGCGGTGCCTGGGCATTGGATACGGCCGGGCAGCACGCCTGATCGACTTCATGGCCGAGGACGGAATTGTCGGCGACTACAACGGCTCAAAGTCTCGCGAAGTGCTGATGACGATGGGCCAATGGCAGCAGTTGCAGGGCTACGAATCGGACGGCGAGGACGATTCGGAAGCGGAGGATTATGAAGACGCCGACGACTATGAAGAATACGAAGAAGAGGAGATCCGCTGATCCCCGCTGATGCGCAGCGGACAGCTCGAGCAAGCAGGGGCTTCTGCCATTTTGGTATCCTGAGCCCCGATCGCGACAAGGCGATTTCTCTTAAATGCTTTCTCAGCATTGACTTGCGTCACAAAAAACTTTCTCGGCACGCCGGTTGCTGTCGATACCCTTCACAAACCAGCTCCCTGCCATTTGTGCATTCGTGCTGTTTCGGCCGTGTGTGGCGATGAGTTGGGTTTGAATGTCAACACAACCAACTTTTTCCTGCATAGAAGAAAGGTGTCACGGAGATGGCGACTGCCACCAAGAAAAGCTCAAAGATTCGCTTGCAACCCCTCGGTGAACGAATTGTGGTTCAACGTGAAGAGAGCGAACAGACCACCGCTGGCGGTATCGTGCTGCCTGACTCGGCTCAAGAAAAACCTGCACGCGGAACCGTCGTTGCCGTCGGTAGCGGCAAACTGCTCGACGACGGCAGCCGAGCGGCATGTCAACTGAAGGCGGGCGAGAAGGTCCTGTTTAGCTCCTACGCTGGCGAAACCGTTGAAATCGACGACGTCGAATACTTGTTGATGCGCGAAGACGACGTGCTTGCCGTCATCGAATAAGCGTCCTCAAGTCACCGTGACGCCTTGCGCTCACATCCTTCACTGATCCCAACACACACAACGAACTGGAAAAGATCCCCATGGCAAAAATGATTGCTTTTGACCAGGAAGCACGCGAAGCGATTCGTCGCGGCGTGTCGAAACTGGCACGAACGGTCAAGGTCACTCTCGGTCCCAAGGGCCGCAATGTGATCCTGCAAAAAAGCTTCGGTAGCCCCACCGTCACCAAGGACGGTGTCACCGTCGCAAAAGAGATTGAACTCGAGGACGTCTATGAAAACATGGGCGCTCGAATGGTCCGCGAAGTCGCCAGCAAGACCAGCGACGTCGCTGGCGATGGTACCACGACCGCCACGGTCATGGCCGAAGCGATCTTCAACGAAGGCCTGAAAGGGGTCATCGCCGGCGTCAATCCCGTGCAAATGAAGTTTGGGATTGAGAAGGCCGTTGAGGACATCACCGAAAAGCTTCACTCGATGGCCACCAAGGTCAAAGACAAGGAAGCGATGGCCAACGTCGCCTCGATCGCAGCAAACAATGATCGCGAGATCGGTGAATTGTTGGCTGACGCGATGAGCAAAGTTGGCAAGGACGGCGTGATTACCGTCGATGAAGGGAAGAGCCTTCACACCGAACAAGAATGGGTCGAAGGGATGCAATTCGATCGCGGCTACTTGTCGCCTTACTTCGTGACCGATCCTGGCACGATGCAATGCGTTCTCGAAGATGCTTACATCCTTGTTTTCGAAAAGAAGATCAGCAACATCAAGGACATGGTTCCGATGTTGGAAAAGGTGGTTCAGCAGGGCAAGCCTTTGTTGATCATCGCAGAAGACGTTGATGGCGAAGCCTTGGCAACCCTTGTCATCAACCGTCTCCGCGGCACCTTCACCGTCTGTGCCGTGAAGGCACCCGGTTACGGCGACCGCCGCAAGGCAATGATGGAAGACATCGCGATCCTGACCGGTGGATTGGCGATCTTCGAAGCTTTGGGAACAAAACTCGAAAGCGTCGATTTGCCGCAACTGGGTCGTGCCAAGAAGATCATCATCGACAAGGACAACACGACGATCATTGAAGGCGCCGGCAAGAGCGGCGACATCAAGGCACGAATCGACCAAATCCGTCGTGAAATCGAAAACTGCACGAGCGATTACGACCGTGAAAAGCTCGAAGAGCGATTGGCAAAGCTGGCGGGTGGCGTTGCGAAGGTAAACGTCGGAGCTGCGACCGAAAGCGAGATGAAAGAAAAGAAGGCTCGCGTCGAGGATGCACTCCATGCAACACGTGCAGCTGTCGAAGAAGGCATTTTGCCCGGTGGCGGTG contains:
- a CDS encoding DNA translocase FtsK; this encodes MSSSAADDPGANAREANLVRDVVAIVLVAMVLIAVVSIVTRSPADPIETPIWPISALYTPNSAIYPTNSTVTNACGYWGALISSALFDALGLASALVVAAVGGIATALLGRGRINAPVLRSLGGTIVVLGAATAAGLLKTEISGMPVVGNGGYLGAMGSTLLLEHFAPAGAWILSLTILTVGLLLTTDYALLYAGRAIMRGSAKVSRSGMRRAAQAMPVTLRRRRQPFTDLEEPIKIEGDVSESDSAEPSDEPAGAEPPALGPKFRIQRPKRKSPQQQLSETAAGAAAAGLAATAEAVASGKDDPNVDLDANDDDAQDEEEAWDEEEEIEEPVIRSLEIDEETVSLRGDESHDIPKPKINTPRKVNLRDELDSAVRDSSDTSLLDYRLPGLSLLESSDGFDYGELEAEAETKAALLQKTICSFGCKVRVSNITLGPVIAQYEIELEAGLRLNKISALADDLAIALRVPSVRIVAPIPGKNTVGIEVPNEVRQVVRLRDVIEESDMSKSKAKIPVFLGKDVSGNPMVVGLEKMPHLLIAGRTGTGKSVCLNAIITSILMMCRPDEVRMLMIDPKMVELSGYGRLPHLMHPVITDMRKAEAILAWAVDKMEERYSLLAKAGVRHINSYNDLGREEVLRRLEIDEADEAQGVPDKLPFIVIVADEMADLMMTAGKEVETHIIRLAQKSRAVGIHLILATQKPTVDVITGLIKSNLPARLSFQVASKTDSRVVLDENGADKLLGNGDMLFLWPGTSTLIRGQGTYLSDDEIDAVVDHCSMGEQNFVNELMSLKVDEEGGADGSKMGEIKNRDELYESAIEVVIREGRGSLSMLQRCLGIGYGRAARLIDFMAEDGIVGDYNGSKSREVLMTMGQWQQLQGYESDGEDDSEAEDYEDADDYEEYEEEEIR
- a CDS encoding co-chaperone GroES, with the translated sequence MATATKKSSKIRLQPLGERIVVQREESEQTTAGGIVLPDSAQEKPARGTVVAVGSGKLLDDGSRAACQLKAGEKVLFSSYAGETVEIDDVEYLLMREDDVLAVIE
- the groL gene encoding chaperonin GroEL (60 kDa chaperone family; promotes refolding of misfolded polypeptides especially under stressful conditions; forms two stacked rings of heptamers to form a barrel-shaped 14mer; ends can be capped by GroES; misfolded proteins enter the barrel where they are refolded when GroES binds), producing the protein MAKMIAFDQEAREAIRRGVSKLARTVKVTLGPKGRNVILQKSFGSPTVTKDGVTVAKEIELEDVYENMGARMVREVASKTSDVAGDGTTTATVMAEAIFNEGLKGVIAGVNPVQMKFGIEKAVEDITEKLHSMATKVKDKEAMANVASIAANNDREIGELLADAMSKVGKDGVITVDEGKSLHTEQEWVEGMQFDRGYLSPYFVTDPGTMQCVLEDAYILVFEKKISNIKDMVPMLEKVVQQGKPLLIIAEDVDGEALATLVINRLRGTFTVCAVKAPGYGDRRKAMMEDIAILTGGLAIFEALGTKLESVDLPQLGRAKKIIIDKDNTTIIEGAGKSGDIKARIDQIRREIENCTSDYDREKLEERLAKLAGGVAKVNVGAATESEMKEKKARVEDALHATRAAVEEGILPGGGVALLRAANKVKPADSLTEDQIVGYNIVLRACRAPVTMIAENAGQDGGVVCEKVLGMKNNEGYNALTDTYEDLVKSGVIDPTKVTRTALGNAASVATLLLTSDALVAEKPTTQKGGGTGGDHDMY